The Clostridium chauvoei genome has a window encoding:
- a CDS encoding DUF1540 domain-containing protein: MQKINCDVNNCSYNKSGICFSDRVDIGGKTACHKHDTCCGSFLDEKHYSNLTNVTKEEGPCNCIVCQVESCTHNNNKLCNLNSIDVSGNEAKIYTETNCESFSNK, from the coding sequence ATGCAAAAAATTAATTGTGATGTAAATAATTGTTCATATAATAAATCAGGTATATGTTTTTCTGATCGTGTTGATATAGGTGGTAAAACAGCTTGCCATAAACATGATACTTGTTGTGGCTCTTTCTTAGATGAAAAACATTATAGTAATTTAACAAATGTTACTAAAGAAGAAGGACCTTGTAATTGTATCGTTTGTCAAGTTGAAAGTTGCACCCATAATAACAATAAATTATGTAATTTAAATTCAATTGACGTATCTGGAAACGAAGCAAAAATTTATACTGAAACTAATTGTGAAAGTTTTTCTAATAAATAA
- a CDS encoding NADH peroxidase: MKKFVCTVCGYIHEGDTPPEICPVCKVGADKFIEMSDDLAWADEHRIGIAEGIDAEIIEGLRANFIGECTEVGMYLAMSRQADREGFPEVGEAYKRIAFEEADHAARFAEMLGEVVAPDTKANLKARVEAEYGACDGKKKLATLAKQNNLDAIHDSVHEMCKDEARHGRAFKGLLERYFH, encoded by the coding sequence ATGAAAAAATTTGTTTGTACTGTTTGTGGATATATTCATGAAGGAGATACACCACCTGAAATATGTCCTGTTTGTAAAGTTGGGGCTGATAAATTCATTGAAATGTCAGATGATTTAGCTTGGGCTGATGAACATAGAATTGGAATCGCCGAAGGTATCGATGCTGAAATAATAGAAGGGTTAAGAGCAAACTTCATAGGTGAATGTACTGAAGTTGGAATGTATCTAGCAATGTCTCGTCAAGCTGATAGGGAAGGATTCCCTGAAGTTGGTGAAGCTTATAAAAGAATAGCTTTTGAAGAAGCTGATCATGCTGCAAGATTTGCTGAAATGTTAGGTGAAGTTGTTGCTCCAGATACTAAAGCAAACCTTAAGGCTAGAGTGGAAGCTGAATATGGTGCTTGTGATGGTAAGAAAAAACTTGCTACTTTAGCAAAACAAAATAATTTAGACGCAATTCACGATAGTGTTCATGAAATGTGTAAAGACGAAGCTAGACATGGAAGAGCCTTCAAAGGTCTTCTTGAAAGATATTTCCACTAA
- a CDS encoding MATE family efflux transporter: protein MEKIKDFFKNKQFFKTLIILALPIILQNILTSSLNMADTLMIGSIGDEQVAAVGIFTKDLQVIKEASSYLAIVSISYIVTAITFTIATALRCMEDSKTPMIISAVAVCINIVLNYIFIFGKFGVPEMGVQGAAIATVIARFVECTLLAIKGHKHKVLHGEFKEYFMFKKDFAFSIYKSVILVVLNEACWGFGTFFYSIAYGKLGTESMAAVQITNNIQNLFFVVCFSMASSSLVMIGNLMYHI from the coding sequence ATGGAAAAAATAAAGGATTTTTTTAAAAATAAGCAGTTTTTTAAAACTTTAATTATATTAGCATTACCTATTATATTGCAAAATATTTTAACTTCATCATTAAATATGGCTGATACATTAATGATTGGTTCTATTGGAGATGAACAAGTTGCAGCAGTAGGTATTTTTACAAAAGATCTACAAGTTATAAAAGAAGCATCTTCATATTTAGCTATTGTAAGTATAAGTTATATTGTAACAGCAATTACATTTACTATAGCAACAGCATTAAGATGTATGGAAGATTCTAAGACACCTATGATTATAAGTGCAGTTGCAGTTTGTATAAATATAGTATTAAACTATATTTTTATATTTGGTAAGTTTGGAGTACCAGAGATGGGAGTACAAGGAGCTGCTATTGCAACAGTAATAGCAAGATTTGTAGAATGTACTCTTCTAGCCATTAAAGGGCATAAACATAAAGTATTGCATGGAGAATTTAAAGAGTATTTTATGTTTAAAAAAGATTTTGCTTTTTCAATTTATAAATCAGTAATTCTAGTAGTTCTTAATGAAGCTTGCTGGGGATTTGGTACTTTTTTCTATTCAATAGCATATGGAAAGCTTGGTACAGAGTCTATGGCAGCAGTGCAAATAACAAATAATATTCAAAACCTTTTCTTTGTAGTATGTTTTAGTATGGCAAGTTCTTCTCTAGTAATGATAGGAAATTTAATGTATCATATATAG
- a CDS encoding Na+ driven multidrug efflux pump, producing the protein MWFIGVPMAFIGAVLLGFPIYLVILMVTAEEIAKFIVSIFRFKSYKWVHNVIEKSSVNKKNKEDYLK; encoded by the coding sequence ATGTGGTTTATTGGAGTTCCTATGGCATTTATAGGGGCAGTACTATTAGGATTTCCTATATATTTAGTAATTTTAATGGTAACAGCGGAAGAAATAGCGAAGTTTATAGTATCTATATTTAGATTTAAAAGCTATAAATGGGTTCATAATGTAATAGAAAAATCATCTGTAAATAAAAAAAACAAAGAGGACTATTTAAAATAA
- a CDS encoding iron-sulfur cluster assembly scaffold protein yields the protein MMYSREVEEMCVVAKGPNHGPAPIPVEGRWVQSKEVKDISGLTHGVGWCAPQQGACKLTLNVKDGIIEEALVETIGCSGMTHSAAMASEILPGKTILEALNTDLVCDAINTAMRELFLQIVYGRTQTAFSEGGLPIGAGLEDLGKGLRSQVGTMYGTVAKGPRYLEMAEGYVTETALDADGEIIGYKFVHLGKMMEMVAKGMDANEALAKATGQYGRFDDAVTVIDPRHK from the coding sequence ATGATGTATTCAAGAGAAGTTGAAGAAATGTGTGTTGTTGCTAAGGGACCTAATCATGGTCCAGCACCGATTCCTGTAGAAGGAAGATGGGTACAATCTAAAGAAGTTAAAGATATTTCAGGATTAACTCATGGTGTGGGTTGGTGTGCACCACAACAAGGAGCTTGTAAATTAACTTTAAACGTTAAAGATGGAATAATAGAAGAGGCGTTAGTTGAAACAATTGGATGTTCAGGAATGACTCATTCAGCTGCTATGGCTTCAGAAATATTACCAGGAAAGACTATATTAGAAGCATTAAACACAGACTTAGTTTGTGATGCTATAAACACAGCTATGAGAGAATTATTCTTACAAATAGTTTATGGAAGAACTCAAACTGCTTTCTCAGAAGGTGGATTACCAATAGGAGCTGGACTTGAAGATTTAGGAAAAGGATTAAGATCTCAAGTTGGTACTATGTACGGAACAGTTGCTAAGGGACCAAGATACTTAGAAATGGCAGAAGGTTATGTAACTGAAACAGCTTTAGATGCTGATGGAGAAATCATAGGTTACAAATTCGTTCACTTAGGCAAGATGATGGAAATGGTTGCTAAGGGAATGGATGCTAATGAAGCTTTAGCTAAAGCTACAGGACAATACGGAAGATTTGATGACGCTGTTACAGTTATAGATCCAAGACACAAATAA
- a CDS encoding GGGtGRT protein codes for MALFESYERRINQITPVLQKYGMEKIEDAKAVCDEKGINVYDIVKSTQPIAFENAMWAYTLGAAIAIKKGCVKAADAAEALGEGLQAFCIPGSVADDRKVGLGHGNLGAMLLREETKCFAFLAGHESFAAAEGAIKIAEKANKVRKEPLRVILNGLGKDAAYIISRINGFTYVQTKFDYMTGKLEIVKEKAYSNGPRAAVKCYGSDDVREGVAIMHHEGVDVSITGNSTNPTRFQHPVAGTYKKECVEQGKKYFSVASGGGTGRTLHPDNMAAGPASYGMTDTMGRMHSDAQFAGSSSVPAHVEMMGLIGMGNNPMVGATVAVSVAIEEAMSK; via the coding sequence ATGGCATTATTTGAAAGTTATGAAAGAAGAATTAACCAAATCACTCCAGTATTACAAAAATACGGAATGGAAAAAATAGAAGATGCTAAGGCTGTATGTGATGAAAAGGGAATCAACGTTTATGATATCGTTAAGTCAACTCAACCAATCGCATTCGAAAACGCTATGTGGGCTTACACTTTAGGTGCTGCTATAGCTATAAAGAAGGGCTGCGTAAAGGCTGCTGATGCTGCTGAAGCTCTAGGAGAAGGATTACAAGCATTCTGTATCCCAGGATCAGTTGCTGATGATAGAAAAGTTGGTTTAGGCCACGGAAACTTAGGAGCTATGCTTTTAAGAGAAGAAACTAAATGTTTCGCATTCTTAGCAGGACACGAAAGCTTCGCTGCTGCTGAAGGTGCTATAAAGATAGCTGAAAAAGCTAACAAGGTAAGAAAAGAACCTTTAAGAGTTATATTAAACGGTCTTGGAAAAGATGCTGCTTATATAATTTCAAGAATTAACGGATTTACTTATGTTCAAACTAAGTTTGATTACATGACTGGTAAATTAGAAATAGTTAAAGAAAAAGCATACTCAAACGGACCAAGAGCTGCAGTTAAGTGCTACGGTTCAGACGACGTTAGAGAAGGTGTTGCTATAATGCATCACGAAGGAGTTGACGTATCAATCACTGGTAACTCAACTAACCCTACAAGATTCCAACATCCAGTTGCTGGAACATACAAGAAGGAATGTGTAGAACAAGGTAAGAAGTACTTCTCAGTTGCATCAGGTGGTGGTACTGGAAGAACTCTTCACCCAGATAACATGGCAGCAGGTCCTGCTTCATACGGTATGACTGATACTATGGGAAGAATGCACTCAGATGCACAATTCGCAGGATCATCATCAGTTCCAGCTCACGTTGAAATGATGGGTCTTATCGGAATGGGTAACAACCCAATGGTTGGAGCTACAGTTGCAGTTTCAGTTGCTATAGAAGAAGCAATGAGCAAGTAA
- a CDS encoding NCS2 family permease, with product MKNTKINSYLDNYFHLGKNNTNVKTEMIAGITTFMTMAYILIVNPSILAAAGMDSGAVFTATAVSAVISTLIMGLYAKLPFAQAPGMGLNAFFAFTVVLGMGYSFEFALTAVFLEGLIFIILTVFNVREAVVDSIPSNIKKAISVGIGLFIALIGLEGAGVVIKGEGTLVALGDITKGSALLAIIGIVITAILIARNVKGALFLGMIITAIIGVPMGITPIPTNILSTPPSLSPVFMKFEWHNIFSLDMVVVLFTLLFMDMFDNIGTLVGVATKAKMLDENGKVPNIKKALFADAIGTTLGACLGTSTVSTFVESASGVAEGGRTGLTAVSTAIMFAFALFFAPLFGVITPAVTCSALVLVGLFMLEPILEIDLKDWTEAIPAFLTIIMMPLAYSISDGIVFGVISYIIIKLFTGRRKEISMTTVIVGIIFILKFII from the coding sequence ATGAAAAACACGAAAATTAATAGTTATTTAGATAATTATTTTCACTTAGGTAAAAATAACACTAATGTAAAAACGGAAATGATAGCAGGTATAACTACTTTCATGACTATGGCTTATATATTAATAGTTAACCCATCAATATTAGCAGCAGCTGGAATGGATAGTGGAGCAGTATTTACAGCTACAGCAGTATCAGCAGTTATCTCAACGTTAATAATGGGATTATATGCAAAACTTCCTTTTGCTCAAGCACCAGGAATGGGATTAAATGCTTTTTTTGCCTTTACAGTAGTATTAGGCATGGGATATTCTTTTGAGTTTGCTTTAACAGCAGTATTTTTAGAAGGATTAATATTTATAATATTAACAGTATTTAATGTTCGTGAGGCAGTAGTTGATTCTATACCAAGCAATATTAAAAAAGCTATTTCAGTTGGAATAGGTTTATTTATTGCTTTAATAGGATTAGAAGGAGCAGGAGTTGTAATTAAAGGAGAAGGAACTTTAGTAGCTCTTGGAGATATAACTAAGGGAAGTGCATTACTTGCTATTATAGGTATAGTAATTACAGCAATTTTAATAGCTAGAAATGTTAAGGGTGCTTTATTCTTAGGAATGATAATTACAGCTATAATAGGAGTTCCTATGGGAATAACACCAATTCCAACCAATATATTAAGTACACCACCTTCATTAAGCCCTGTTTTTATGAAGTTTGAGTGGCATAATATATTCTCATTAGATATGGTAGTTGTATTATTTACATTATTATTTATGGACATGTTTGATAATATAGGAACTTTAGTTGGAGTTGCAACTAAAGCAAAGATGTTAGATGAAAATGGTAAAGTACCAAATATCAAAAAAGCTTTATTTGCAGATGCTATTGGTACTACATTAGGAGCGTGTCTTGGAACTAGTACAGTAAGTACATTTGTTGAAAGTGCTTCAGGGGTTGCTGAAGGTGGTAGAACAGGATTAACAGCTGTATCTACAGCTATAATGTTTGCTTTTGCATTATTCTTTGCACCTTTATTCGGAGTTATAACTCCGGCTGTAACATGCTCAGCTTTAGTGTTAGTTGGATTATTTATGTTAGAGCCAATACTTGAAATAGATTTAAAAGATTGGACTGAAGCTATACCAGCTTTCTTAACAATAATAATGATGCCTTTAGCATATAGTATATCAGATGGTATTGTTTTTGGAGTGATATCTTATATTATAATTAAGCTATTTACAGGAAGAAGAAAAGAAATAAGTATGACAACTGTAATAGTGGGTATAATCTTTATACTTAAATTTATAATTTAA
- a CDS encoding amino acid permease, whose amino-acid sequence MTDNSKNIRWYNLALMAFVSVWGFGNVVNNYANQGLTVVVSWVLIIALYFVPYALMVGELGSTFKDAKGGVSTWIRETMSPTLAYLAGWTYWVVHIPYLAQKPQSVLIALGWTIKQDGSLIKSMDSLVAQGITLVVFLVFLWIASRGVTSLKRIGTIAGTSTFIMSILYILLMVAAPAIRGIEPATTNITFKTIMPEFNFAYFTTLSMLVFAVGGCEKISPYVNNMKNSSKEFPRGMIILAVMVTVSAILGSIAMGMMFDSNNIPKDLMMNGQYYAFQKLGEYYGVGKLLLIIYALANMLAQISALVFSIDAPLKVLLSDADSRYIPKALTKTNKYGAPINGYYMTAVLVGILIMIPALGIRDMNALFDWLLKLNSVVMPLRYLWVFLAFIMLKKAAGKFKADYKFVKNDKFALIIGVWCFVFTAFACIMGMFPNGVETYSSQWWFQIVLNVLTPFALLGLGLILPKIASKTN is encoded by the coding sequence ATGACAGACAACTCTAAAAACATTAGATGGTATAATCTTGCCTTAATGGCATTTGTATCTGTTTGGGGATTTGGTAATGTAGTTAATAATTATGCAAATCAAGGATTAACAGTAGTTGTATCATGGGTATTAATAATAGCTTTATATTTTGTACCGTATGCATTAATGGTTGGAGAATTAGGTTCAACATTTAAAGATGCAAAGGGTGGAGTAAGTACATGGATTAGAGAAACAATGAGTCCTACATTAGCTTATTTAGCAGGGTGGACTTACTGGGTAGTACATATCCCTTACTTAGCTCAAAAGCCACAATCAGTTTTAATAGCTTTAGGATGGACAATAAAACAAGATGGTTCTTTAATAAAGAGTATGGATTCATTAGTAGCGCAAGGGATAACTTTAGTAGTATTCTTAGTATTTTTATGGATAGCATCTAGAGGTGTTACATCATTGAAGAGAATAGGAACTATTGCAGGAACATCAACTTTCATAATGTCAATATTATATATTTTATTAATGGTAGCAGCTCCAGCAATAAGAGGTATAGAGCCTGCAACAACTAATATTACATTTAAGACAATTATGCCAGAGTTTAATTTTGCGTATTTCACTACCTTATCAATGTTAGTATTTGCAGTTGGTGGATGTGAAAAGATATCACCATATGTAAATAATATGAAAAATTCAAGTAAGGAATTCCCAAGAGGAATGATTATATTAGCTGTTATGGTTACAGTATCAGCAATTTTAGGATCTATAGCAATGGGAATGATGTTTGATTCAAATAATATTCCAAAAGATCTTATGATGAATGGTCAATATTATGCATTCCAAAAACTTGGAGAATATTATGGTGTTGGGAAATTATTATTAATAATTTATGCTTTAGCTAATATGCTAGCTCAAATTTCAGCATTAGTTTTCTCAATAGATGCACCGTTAAAGGTTTTACTTTCAGATGCTGATTCAAGATATATACCAAAGGCTTTAACTAAGACAAATAAATATGGTGCTCCAATAAATGGATACTATATGACAGCTGTATTAGTAGGTATATTAATTATGATTCCAGCTCTTGGAATAAGAGATATGAATGCATTATTTGATTGGTTATTAAAATTAAATTCAGTAGTAATGCCACTTAGATATTTATGGGTATTCTTAGCATTTATAATGCTTAAGAAGGCTGCTGGTAAATTTAAAGCAGATTATAAATTTGTTAAGAATGATAAATTTGCTTTAATAATAGGTGTTTGGTGTTTTGTATTTACTGCTTTTGCATGTATTATGGGGATGTTCCCAAATGGAGTTGAAACTTATTCAAGTCAATGGTGGTTCCAAATAGTACTTAATGTACTTACTCCATTTGCATTATTAGGTTTAGGTTTAATTTTACCTAAAATAGCTTCAAAAACTAATTAA
- a CDS encoding LysR family transcriptional regulator: MNFRKLKIFYETATCLNMTKVAKNMYISQPSISQSINELENELEVKLFDRIGKKLYLTHEGEIFLNYTRRILNLYDESTKILKDFNNNIKGKITIGASTTIGIYILPEIIKEFSSEFKDIEISLIIENTEHIEKLILENKIDFAYVEGSVQSDEINKEKVWEDELVFICGKNHKFKEEKIISGEKLAKEKFIMREDGSGTREHVENFLNNKNLPFNIFLELGNTEAIKRTVEANLGIGCISLITIEEKLESGDLNAFRLKEGVIKRDLLFIIHKDKFISNNMKKFMEFAEKNSI, translated from the coding sequence ATGAATTTTAGAAAGTTAAAGATATTTTATGAGACAGCCACATGTTTAAATATGACTAAAGTAGCTAAAAATATGTACATAAGTCAACCATCCATAAGTCAAAGTATAAATGAGTTAGAGAACGAATTAGAAGTTAAATTATTTGATAGAATAGGTAAAAAGTTATATTTAACTCATGAAGGTGAAATATTTTTAAATTATACAAGAAGAATTTTAAATCTTTATGATGAAAGTACTAAGATATTAAAAGATTTTAATAATAATATAAAAGGAAAAATAACGATAGGTGCAAGTACTACTATAGGTATCTACATATTACCTGAAATTATAAAAGAGTTTTCAAGTGAATTTAAAGATATAGAAATATCACTAATTATTGAAAATACAGAGCATATAGAAAAGCTTATTTTAGAAAATAAAATTGATTTTGCATATGTTGAAGGTAGTGTACAATCAGATGAAATAAACAAAGAAAAAGTATGGGAAGATGAACTGGTATTTATTTGTGGTAAAAATCATAAATTTAAAGAAGAAAAAATTATAAGTGGAGAAAAGTTAGCAAAAGAAAAATTTATAATGAGAGAAGATGGAAGTGGAACAAGAGAGCATGTAGAAAATTTTCTTAACAATAAAAACTTACCTTTTAATATATTCTTAGAATTAGGCAATACAGAGGCTATTAAGAGGACTGTAGAGGCTAATTTAGGAATAGGGTGTATTTCTCTTATAACTATTGAAGAAAAGCTTGAGAGTGGAGATTTAAACGCTTTTAGATTGAAAGAGGGAGTTATAAAAAGAGATTTGCTTTTTATAATTCATAAAGATAAGTTTATCTCCAATAATATGAAAAAGTTTATGGAATTTGCTGAGAAAAACAGTATATAA
- a CDS encoding YeiH family protein — protein MLGKFKKIFPGLIICLIVGIISEFLGSYFTTIGAASFAIFIGIVLGNTIFHKKKYEDGTKFAEKDLLNYSIVLMGANLNLAEILQLGYSGLIFIVLQMTLTMTVTYFIGRKLRFNRKYCLLMSSGNSVCGSSAIGATAPVINADDSDKVISITIVNVIGTILMILLPVITSVLYDNATLQTSAIMGGILQSVGQVIGSAKFVSDDVVKLATVFKIIRIILIVVVVLIYEKIDFSEEENKEELKKDKVEEVKKKRRLNIPWFITGFFLICILNTLGIVPEFVAKSFKWISGNFEIIALAGIGMRVKIRDLVKEGPMAMLYGLLVGTCQIIFAIVLIRLLIK, from the coding sequence ATGTTAGGTAAATTTAAAAAAATTTTTCCTGGTTTAATTATATGTTTAATTGTGGGAATAATATCAGAATTTTTAGGTAGCTACTTTACTACCATAGGAGCAGCGAGTTTTGCAATATTTATAGGAATAGTATTAGGTAATACGATTTTTCATAAGAAAAAATATGAAGATGGAACTAAATTTGCAGAAAAAGATTTGTTAAATTATTCAATTGTACTTATGGGAGCAAATTTAAACTTAGCTGAAATATTACAATTAGGATATAGCGGTTTAATTTTTATAGTACTTCAAATGACTTTAACAATGACAGTAACTTATTTTATAGGAAGAAAGTTAAGATTCAATAGAAAATATTGCTTATTAATGTCATCAGGAAACTCAGTTTGTGGATCATCAGCTATTGGAGCAACAGCACCAGTTATTAATGCAGATGACTCAGATAAAGTAATATCAATTACTATAGTAAATGTTATAGGAACTATATTAATGATATTATTACCTGTAATTACATCAGTATTATATGATAATGCAACTCTTCAAACATCAGCAATTATGGGAGGAATTTTACAATCAGTAGGACAAGTTATAGGATCAGCAAAATTCGTTAGTGACGATGTTGTTAAATTAGCTACAGTATTTAAAATAATAAGAATTATATTAATAGTAGTTGTAGTTTTAATTTATGAAAAAATAGATTTCTCAGAAGAGGAAAATAAAGAAGAATTAAAAAAAGATAAAGTGGAAGAAGTTAAGAAAAAGAGAAGATTAAATATTCCATGGTTTATAACAGGATTCTTTTTAATTTGTATTCTTAATACTTTAGGAATAGTACCAGAATTTGTAGCTAAATCATTTAAGTGGATAAGTGGAAACTTTGAAATAATAGCTTTAGCTGGTATTGGAATGAGAGTGAAAATAAGAGATTTAGTAAAAGAAGGCCCAATGGCAATGTTATACGGATTGTTAGTAGGTACTTGTCAAATTATATTTGCTATAGTTTTAATAAGACTACTTATAAAATAG
- a CDS encoding NAD-dependent epimerase/dehydratase family protein — protein sequence MINILILGDNWFVSRSLSKYLTDKNYEVDILTNEDVNIDSIDFRTHIICNRRCEDELNKVLKTKHYDIIFDISAYSKEDVEILFNCINPSSIKKYIFFSSAAVYTPSKEETFEDSKKGENSIFGNYSLGKLDAEKYITNLISNNNLNAIIFRPSYVYGEGNNIYRESFLFDKIKNNEIIYIPDDNIKIQFIYIQDLLKICECAIYNDHINRAYNVTSPSRISLRELIETCGKVLGIKPTIKTTTDNLNVENSFPFKSMDLNLNITDLRKNGFHLPVIYLDQGLNLTYKKTNGF from the coding sequence ATGATTAATATTTTAATTTTAGGTGATAATTGGTTTGTATCTAGATCTCTTTCTAAATATCTTACTGATAAAAACTACGAAGTAGATATTCTTACTAATGAAGACGTAAATATAGATTCTATTGATTTTAGAACTCATATAATATGTAATAGACGTTGTGAAGATGAATTAAATAAAGTCTTAAAAACTAAACATTACGATATTATCTTTGATATATCAGCTTATAGTAAAGAAGATGTAGAAATTCTTTTTAATTGTATTAATCCATCTTCTATAAAAAAATATATTTTCTTTTCTTCAGCCGCTGTATATACTCCATCTAAAGAGGAAACCTTTGAAGATTCTAAAAAAGGTGAAAACTCTATTTTCGGAAACTACAGCTTAGGTAAGCTTGATGCAGAAAAATATATAACTAACTTAATTTCAAATAATAATCTTAATGCTATAATATTCAGACCATCTTACGTTTATGGAGAAGGAAATAATATTTATAGAGAATCATTTTTATTCGATAAAATAAAAAATAATGAGATTATCTATATTCCAGATGATAATATAAAAATTCAATTCATTTATATACAAGATTTATTAAAGATTTGTGAGTGTGCAATTTATAATGATCATATAAATAGAGCATATAACGTAACAAGCCCAAGTAGAATTTCTTTGAGAGAATTAATTGAAACTTGTGGTAAAGTCCTAGGTATAAAACCTACTATAAAAACTACTACAGATAATTTGAATGTCGAAAACTCCTTTCCTTTTAAAAGTATGGATTTAAATTTAAACATTACTGATTTAAGAAAAAATGGATTTCACCTTCCAGTTATATATTTAGATCAAGGTCTTAATTTAACTTATAAAAAAACAAATGGATTTTAA
- a CDS encoding aminopeptidase: MEKMLKKYAELAVKKGVNIQQDQTVIINSPIECADFAREIAKEAYTIGAKDVVVHYNDQKLQRIKLENSSIETLSFVPDWVGESYNYYARNGACVISISASDPDAYKGISMDKIAAMQKARQLALSEYYEYSMSNKIRWTVISIPTEAWALKIFPNVSKEIAVEKLWEVIFKVVRLDNENPIKAWEEHNKNLREKLTYLNNKNFERLHFKNNKGTDLTIELPKGHIWFGGSEDCTNGIEFNANMPTEEVFTLPKKNGVNGTVVSSKPLSYGGNLINNFSLTFKEGKVVDFSAEEGYEVLKELLESDEGARYLGEVALVPFDSPISNSNIIFYNTLFDENAACHLAFGKAYPICIENGSEMSNKELESKGVNTSIIHVDFMIGTEDLDITGFTENKDAFEIFKNGNWAF; this comes from the coding sequence ATGGAAAAAATGTTAAAAAAATATGCTGAATTAGCTGTTAAAAAAGGAGTTAATATTCAACAAGACCAAACTGTTATAATAAACTCACCTATTGAATGTGCTGATTTTGCAAGAGAAATTGCTAAAGAAGCTTATACTATAGGCGCTAAAGATGTAGTAGTACACTATAATGATCAAAAACTACAAAGAATAAAACTTGAAAACTCTTCTATAGAAACTCTTTCTTTTGTTCCTGATTGGGTTGGAGAATCTTATAATTATTATGCAAGAAATGGAGCATGTGTAATTTCAATATCAGCATCTGATCCTGATGCATACAAGGGTATTTCTATGGATAAAATTGCAGCTATGCAAAAAGCTAGACAATTAGCTTTATCTGAATACTATGAATACTCTATGTCTAATAAAATTCGTTGGACTGTAATATCTATTCCTACAGAAGCCTGGGCTTTAAAAATATTCCCTAATGTCTCAAAAGAAATTGCTGTTGAAAAGCTTTGGGAAGTTATTTTTAAGGTAGTTAGATTAGATAATGAAAATCCTATTAAAGCTTGGGAAGAACATAATAAAAATTTAAGAGAAAAATTAACTTATTTAAATAATAAAAACTTCGAAAGATTACATTTTAAAAATAATAAAGGCACGGATTTAACTATAGAATTACCTAAAGGACATATTTGGTTTGGTGGTTCTGAAGATTGTACTAATGGAATTGAGTTTAATGCTAATATGCCAACTGAAGAAGTCTTTACACTTCCTAAGAAAAATGGTGTTAATGGTACTGTTGTTTCTTCTAAACCTCTAAGCTACGGTGGAAATTTAATAAATAATTTTTCACTTACTTTTAAAGAGGGTAAAGTTGTTGACTTCTCTGCTGAAGAAGGCTATGAAGTATTAAAAGAATTATTAGAAAGTGATGAAGGTGCTAGATATTTAGGTGAAGTGGCTTTAGTTCCTTTCGATTCTCCTATTTCTAATTCTAATATTATTTTTTATAACACTTTATTTGATGAAAATGCTGCTTGTCATTTAGCTTTTGGAAAAGCTTATCCTATTTGCATTGAAAACGGCTCTGAAATGTCTAATAAAGAACTTGAATCAAAGGGTGTTAATACATCAATAATACATGTTGACTTTATGATTGGTACTGAAGATTTAGATATAACAGGCTTCACTGAAAACAAAGATGCTTTTGAAATATTTAAAAATGGAAACTGGGCATTTTAA